One Desulfobulbaceae bacterium DNA window includes the following coding sequences:
- a CDS encoding HlyC/CorC family transporter, with amino-acid sequence MSLFWIEIGVIIFLVFLNGLLALSELALVSARKTRLEQMAKEGDARAYTALKLANKPDGFLSTIQIGITFIGILAGAFGGATIAELLAPYVAVIPLLAPYDETISVAIVVICITYLSLIIGELVPKRLALNNPETLARFVAPTINRLSRLAYPLVFLLSGSTNVLLRIFHFKASVESVVTEEEIKLLIGKGTQAGTFQEFEQETIERVFRLADRRVSVLMTPRKEIICLNLNESQEETKRKIAQHKYSSYPVVKDTLNNVVGVIRGKELLSLVMEEKPFNLQKICHKPLFVSETTPAVNVLELFKKSGMHISLVVDEYGEIQGLVTFGDILRSVFEDVEDTVESEREIVVREDGSLLISGSLPLDEFMDYMETGRLSEKEQAGMNTVGGFVMAKLGAVPSEGQLFEWKGLRCEVVDMDGRRVDKILVSRVKVNKDTEKL; translated from the coding sequence AGTTTGTTTTGGATTGAAATAGGAGTAATCATTTTTCTTGTTTTCTTGAACGGGTTGCTCGCGTTGTCGGAGCTTGCTCTTGTTTCAGCCAGGAAGACGCGATTGGAACAGATGGCGAAAGAAGGTGATGCAAGGGCATACACCGCGCTGAAACTCGCTAATAAACCAGACGGATTTTTATCTACCATCCAAATCGGCATTACGTTTATCGGTATTCTTGCGGGTGCTTTTGGAGGTGCGACCATTGCGGAATTACTAGCGCCATATGTTGCTGTTATCCCTTTACTCGCCCCGTACGACGAGACCATCAGCGTCGCAATCGTGGTTATCTGTATAACTTATTTATCTCTGATAATCGGCGAACTTGTTCCTAAACGGCTTGCTCTCAATAATCCTGAAACGCTTGCCCGCTTCGTTGCCCCCACGATAAATCGCCTTTCACGACTGGCGTATCCGTTGGTGTTTTTACTTAGCGGGTCTACAAATGTGTTGCTTCGCATTTTCCACTTTAAAGCTTCAGTCGAGTCAGTTGTAACAGAAGAGGAAATAAAATTGTTGATTGGCAAGGGAACACAAGCTGGGACTTTTCAAGAGTTTGAGCAGGAGACGATCGAGCGTGTCTTTCGCTTGGCTGATCGTCGTGTGTCAGTCTTGATGACACCCAGAAAGGAAATTATCTGTCTCAACCTGAATGAAAGCCAAGAGGAAACAAAACGCAAGATTGCACAGCATAAATATTCATCCTATCCCGTGGTAAAAGATACTCTTAACAATGTTGTTGGAGTTATTAGAGGAAAAGAGTTGCTGTCACTTGTTATGGAAGAGAAACCGTTTAATTTACAAAAAATATGCCATAAGCCTCTTTTTGTTTCTGAGACAACACCAGCGGTTAATGTATTGGAGTTATTTAAGAAATCTGGAATGCATATCTCTTTAGTGGTGGATGAGTATGGCGAAATCCAAGGACTCGTTACATTCGGAGATATTTTGCGCTCCGTCTTTGAAGACGTTGAGGATACAGTTGAAAGCGAAAGAGAAATAGTGGTGCGCGAAGACGGTTCCCTGCTGATATCCGGAAGTCTGCCGCTGGATGAGTTCATGGATTACATGGAAACTGGAAGACTGAGCGAGAAAGAGCAAGCAGGGATGAACACCGTAGGCGGTTTCGTAATGGCGAAACTCGGGGCTGTGCCTTCAGAAGGGCAGCTTTTTGAGTGGAAAGGGTTGAGATGCGAAGTTGTTGATATGGATGGCAGAAGGGTTGACAAAATTCTGGTATCACGGGTAAAAGTCAATAAAGACACTGAAAAACTGTAA
- a CDS encoding ABC transporter ATP-binding protein, which yields MTMLTITNLSVRFTDDQAAQPAVNNVSLTLDRGETVALVGESGSGKSVTALTILRLLETVARVETRGSVIYNDQELLIMSEDQIRHIRGNRIAMVFQEPMTSLNPVYTVGHQLLEPLLLHQHMTRDAAKTEAIRLLNRCGIAEAESKFEHFPHQLSGGQRQRVMLAMALACRPDLLIADEPTTALDVTIQAQILALIKEIQVEMGMAILLITHDLVMVKKIAERVYIMKQGEMIESGKTETIFDQPREAYTKELLASIPHRIKTYNTNENRVVWAKNLTVDFTEKAAFFRRKAKMTRAVDSVDIAIRQGTTFGIVGESGSGKSTLGLALLRLLNASGEIRYGTIDLLACPARQMLQYRRHLQIVFQDPFSSLSPRQTIGQIVGEGLRVHEPGMTKTQVTTRIEETLLEVGLDPTMTSRYPHEFSGGQRQRIAIARAIILKPHFLMLDEPTSALDMTIQAQIIALLQDLQAKYQMTYLFISHDLRVIRALADDLAVMQKGKIVEQGPAEAIFSVPSHPYTKALLSAAFLNTMS from the coding sequence ATGACCATGCTGACCATCACCAACCTTTCCGTTCGCTTCACTGATGACCAAGCAGCGCAACCTGCGGTCAACAACGTGTCGCTCACCTTAGACCGGGGCGAGACTGTCGCTTTAGTGGGAGAGTCCGGGTCCGGAAAATCAGTCACCGCCCTCACCATCCTCCGATTGTTGGAAACGGTGGCCAGGGTAGAGACACGTGGTTCGGTTATCTATAACGATCAAGAGTTATTGATCATGTCGGAAGACCAGATTCGTCATATCCGCGGCAACCGGATCGCCATGGTCTTCCAAGAGCCTATGACCTCGCTTAACCCGGTTTATACCGTTGGCCACCAACTCCTGGAACCCCTGCTGCTTCATCAGCACATGACTCGTGATGCGGCCAAAACTGAGGCTATCCGCCTCCTCAATCGTTGCGGTATAGCTGAAGCTGAATCCAAGTTCGAACATTTTCCTCATCAACTCTCCGGCGGCCAGCGACAGCGGGTGATGCTGGCCATGGCCTTGGCCTGCCGACCCGATCTGCTGATTGCCGACGAGCCGACCACGGCGCTCGATGTAACGATACAAGCCCAGATTCTGGCGCTAATCAAAGAGATCCAGGTCGAAATGGGTATGGCAATCCTGTTGATCACCCATGATCTGGTCATGGTCAAAAAGATCGCCGAACGGGTCTACATTATGAAACAGGGGGAAATGATCGAGAGTGGGAAAACGGAGACGATCTTTGATCAACCAAGGGAAGCCTATACCAAGGAACTGCTGGCGAGTATTCCGCATCGGATAAAGACATATAATACTAACGAGAATAGAGTTGTTTGGGCCAAAAACCTTACAGTTGACTTCACAGAAAAAGCGGCCTTTTTTCGCCGTAAGGCTAAAATGACCAGAGCCGTGGACAGTGTCGATATTGCCATCCGTCAGGGAACAACCTTTGGTATCGTCGGTGAATCAGGCTCCGGCAAAAGCACCTTGGGGCTGGCTCTGCTTCGACTACTCAATGCCAGCGGCGAGATCCGTTACGGCACAATCGATCTCCTGGCCTGCCCTGCCCGGCAGATGCTCCAATATCGCCGTCATCTCCAGATCGTCTTCCAGGACCCATTTTCCTCCCTCTCGCCTCGCCAGACTATCGGCCAGATTGTCGGCGAAGGACTTCGTGTCCATGAACCAGGCATGACCAAGACTCAAGTCACCACCCGCATCGAGGAGACCTTGCTTGAGGTGGGACTAGACCCAACCATGACTAGCCGCTACCCTCACGAATTCTCAGGCGGTCAACGTCAGCGCATCGCCATAGCCAGGGCCATTATCCTCAAACCCCATTTTTTAATGCTGGACGAACCGACCTCTGCCTTAGATATGACAATCCAAGCCCAAATCATTGCCCTGCTGCAGGACCTGCAGGCCAAATACCAGATGACCTACCTCTTCATCAGCCATGATCTGAGGGTAATCCGCGCCTTAGCAGACGACTTGGCAGTGATGCAAAAAGGGAAAATTGTCGAACAAGGTCCGGCAGAAGCCATCTTCTCTGTCCCTAGTCACCCCTACACCAAGGCCCTGCTCTCCGCCGCCTTTCTTAATACAATGAGCTGA
- a CDS encoding ABC transporter permease — MRDSIGRRRWRRFCTNRRGLVSLIIFTMIFFVTLMAEVVSNDKPFLVIYQDSLYFPVLKSYPETIFGGDFDTEADYRDPFILTRLTTQGNHAFFPINPHSFDSINLGLDQPVPSPPSSANLLGTDDRGRDVLARLIYGFRLSILFALTLTAIGTGIGIITGAVQGYFGGKIDLLTQRFIEIWGSMPELYLLIIFSSIFKPSALLLLILLSLFGWIGLSDYVRAEFLKGRNLDYVLAAKALGVGNVTIMFRHLLPNGMTPVITFLPFRMSGAIIALTSLDFLGLGVPPPAPSLGELLAQGKNNIEAWWLSICSFAVLVGTLMLLIFIGEALREAFDPRKV; from the coding sequence ATTCGCGATAGTATCGGCAGACGGCGCTGGCGGCGGTTTTGCACCAACCGCCGGGGTCTGGTCAGCCTGATCATCTTCACCATGATTTTCTTTGTCACTCTGATGGCTGAGGTGGTCAGTAACGACAAGCCTTTTTTGGTTATCTACCAGGACAGCCTCTATTTTCCAGTGCTGAAGAGCTATCCCGAGACCATCTTTGGCGGTGATTTCGATACCGAAGCTGATTATCGTGACCCCTTCATCCTTACCCGGTTGACCACCCAGGGCAACCACGCCTTCTTTCCGATCAACCCCCACAGCTTTGATTCGATCAATCTGGGACTTGATCAGCCAGTGCCGTCACCTCCCAGTTCGGCGAACCTTTTGGGTACCGATGATCGGGGCCGTGATGTTCTGGCTCGGCTGATCTACGGCTTCCGCCTCTCCATCCTTTTTGCGTTGACCTTGACTGCTATTGGCACCGGTATCGGCATCATCACCGGTGCGGTGCAGGGTTATTTTGGCGGCAAGATCGACCTCCTAACACAACGCTTTATCGAGATCTGGGGCTCAATGCCTGAACTCTATCTCCTGATCATCTTCTCTTCGATCTTCAAGCCATCAGCGCTACTGCTCCTGATCCTGCTGTCGCTCTTCGGGTGGATCGGGCTTTCCGATTATGTCCGGGCCGAATTTCTTAAGGGTCGGAATCTTGACTATGTACTCGCCGCCAAGGCCTTAGGCGTCGGCAATGTCACCATCATGTTCCGCCACCTCTTGCCCAATGGCATGACCCCGGTAATCACCTTCCTCCCCTTTCGGATGTCCGGGGCCATCATCGCCCTCACCAGTCTCGATTTCTTAGGGCTCGGAGTGCCGCCTCCGGCGCCGAGCTTAGGTGAGCTTCTCGCTCAGGGCAAAAACAACATCGAGGCCTGGTGGCTTTCCATTTGTAGTTTCGCAGTGCTGGTCGGAACCCTGATGCTGCTAATCTTTATCGGCGAGGCCCTGCGCGAAGCCTTTGATCCAAGGAAGGTATAG
- a CDS encoding ABC transporter permease subunit has translation MTSYILRRLLFMIPTLFGVMLVTFTVTQFVPGGPVERMLSEIQGRGAGAEASAGRTGLYQGRQGLDQQQMDKLKAIYGFDKPPAERFVTMMSNYLRFDFGESYYYHRRVADLVISKLPVSMSLGLWSFFITYLTCIPLGIKKAVRDGSTFDVTTSVAILIGYAIPGFVLAILLIVLFGGGSFWNIFPLRGLVSDNWRELPLIHKILDYLWHMVLPVISSTIGSLAVMTLLTKNSFLEEIRKQYVITARAKGLSEGAVLYRHIFRNAIIPIITGFPGSFIAAFFTGSLLIETIFSLDGMGLLAYESMMNRDYPVVLGTLYFFTIIGLVARLLSDLSYVLVDPRISFGSMEDR, from the coding sequence ATGACCTCTTATATCCTTCGTCGCCTCCTGTTCATGATCCCGACCCTGTTCGGGGTAATGTTGGTCACCTTTACCGTAACCCAGTTCGTCCCCGGCGGTCCGGTAGAGCGGATGCTTTCGGAAATCCAGGGCCGAGGGGCAGGTGCTGAGGCCAGCGCCGGTCGCACCGGTCTCTATCAGGGTCGTCAGGGTCTTGATCAGCAACAGATGGACAAACTGAAGGCCATCTACGGCTTCGATAAACCGCCGGCAGAGCGTTTTGTCACCATGATGAGTAACTACCTCCGCTTTGATTTCGGGGAGAGCTATTATTACCACCGCCGGGTGGCTGATCTGGTAATCTCCAAGCTACCGGTCTCCATGTCGCTCGGATTGTGGAGCTTCTTTATCACCTATCTCACCTGCATCCCCTTAGGCATCAAAAAGGCGGTGCGGGACGGTTCTACCTTCGATGTCACCACCTCAGTCGCCATCCTGATCGGTTACGCCATCCCCGGCTTTGTTCTTGCCATTCTACTGATCGTGCTCTTCGGCGGCGGCAGTTTCTGGAATATCTTCCCTCTGCGCGGCCTGGTTTCAGATAATTGGCGGGAACTGCCCCTGATCCACAAAATCCTGGACTACCTCTGGCACATGGTGTTGCCGGTGATATCGAGTACGATCGGCAGTTTGGCGGTAATGACACTGCTCACCAAAAACAGCTTCCTCGAAGAGATCCGCAAGCAGTATGTCATCACTGCCAGGGCCAAGGGGTTAAGCGAGGGCGCAGTCCTCTACCGCCACATCTTCAGGAACGCCATTATCCCCATCATCACCGGATTTCCCGGCTCCTTCATCGCCGCCTTCTTTACCGGCTCACTGCTGATCGAAACTATCTTCTCGCTCGACGGCATGGGGCTGCTCGCCTACGAATCGATGATGAATCGAGACTACCCCGTGGTCCTGGGCACCCTCTACTTCTTCACCATCATCGGCCTGGTGGCTCGGCTCTTGTCCGACTTAAGCTATGTGCTGGTCGACCCCCGCATCTCGTTTGGCAGCATGGAGGACAGGTGA